The Vitis vinifera cultivar Pinot Noir 40024 chromosome 12, ASM3070453v1 genome has a segment encoding these proteins:
- the LOC100248798 gene encoding RING-H2 finger protein ATL40, which produces MSFPFPPMPYSTPLSSDDDDDNGSYTTSHKSSSDLNSKIMLTAIVSLSVVIALVITLHIYARCVLRRRARRRSALLSITLSRVHSDEPPKTGLDQSVIDSLPMFKFSENDTQEEGGTTDCAVCLSVLEEGEIARLLPNCKHTFHAECIDKWLGTHSTCPICRTEAEPRLQPEPREAMVMIRTVPPAPAPPSDGTNSSSLACSEGTSEGAAQCSAKSGASTSRLSSFRRMLSRGSSRTTQSCGAPEDGIEDVERR; this is translated from the coding sequence ATGAGTTTCCCTTTTCCTCCTATGCCATACAGTACGCCGTTGAgcagtgatgatgatgatgataatggtaGCTACACTACTTCTCACAAAAGCTCGTCTGATCTAAACAGCAAGATCATGCTCACTGCAATCGTTTCATTATCGGTGGTGATCGCGCTTGTTATCACACTTCACATCTACGCTAGATGTGTCCTGAGGCGGCGGGCGCGGCGGCGGTCGGCCTTGCTCAGCATAACTCTCTCCCGAGTGCACTCCGATGAGCCACCCAAGACCGGGCTGGATCAATCCGTTATCGACTCTCTACCGATGTTCAAGTTCAGCGAGAATGATACCCAGGAGGAGGGTGGGACGACCGACTGTGCGGTATGCTTGAGTGTCCTAGAGGAAGGAGAGATTGCCCGGCTTCTACCCAACTGCAAGCACACTTTCCATGCAGAGTGCATAGATAAATGGTTGGGCACACACTCAACGTGCCCCATCTGCCGCACGGAGGCTGAGCCCCGCCTGCAGCCCGAGCCCCGTGAGGCTATGGTCATGATCAGGACTGTTCCCCCCGCACCCGCGCCTCCTTCAGATGGAACTAACTCATCGTCCTTGGCATGCTCGGAAGGGACATCAGAGGGTGCGGCGCAATGCTCGGCTAAGTCTGGTGCATCGACTTCTCGGTTGAGTTCATTCAGGAGGATGCTTAGTAGGGGATCATCAAGGACAACTCAATCCTGTGGTGCCCCAGAAGATGGTATAGAAGATGTTGAGAGGCGATGA
- the LOC100267784 gene encoding PLASMODESMATA CALLOSE-BINDING PROTEIN 5 has protein sequence MKFSLFLFLLLTVTLPLHSLAAQSKAQNGVVTLELWCVAKNNADNPALQTALDWACGPGGADCSPIQQGGPCYDSQDLQKTASFAFNDYYLKHGLSDDSCGFDNTAALTSLNPSFGNCKFPSSFTVSNGSFVGSTNTMGMGPASADLSGCSRIAGRWVQALITVHLLIAVILIL, from the exons ATGAAATTCTCACTCTTCCTCTTCTTACTTCTCACCGTCACTCTCCCACTCCACTCCCTGGCGGCACAGTCCAAGGCCCAAAACGGCGTCGTCACGCTGGAGCTGTGGTGCGTAGCCAAGAACAACGCCGACAACCCCGCTCTCCAGACGGCTCTGGACTGGGCCTGCGGACCCGGCGGTGCCGACTGCTCCCCCATCCAACAAGGTGGACCTTGCTATGACTCCCAGGATCTGCAGAAAACGGCGTCGTTTGCCTTCAATGATTACTACTTGAAGCATGGCCTCTCTGATGATAGCTGTGGCTTTGACAACACTGCCGCTCTCACTTCTCTTAATCCCA gtTTTGGTAATTGCAAGTTCCCATCCAG CTTTACGGTGAGCAATGGAAGCTTTGTTGGGTCAACGAACACAATGGGAATGGGACCTGCTAGTGCAGATTTGAGCGGCTGTAGTCGAATAGCTGGCAGATGGGTTCAGGCCTTAATCACAGTTCATTTGCTCATTGCAGTTATACTAATCCTTTGA
- the LOC100245468 gene encoding sodium/calcium exchanger NCL-like, translating into MALLMLVNPGNCGLAILANSSSGLVSDGVGEVQQSDFIVFEHWPSSDSYSQTIGFMPYTTTVPGNIFLILVFVSLMLFAAKLLYDGSEILVEVVSPRITGGVFLPLLGSLLDAIISFASRLCGNTETAQNDKVSAGIDLLTGSTAMLLMLLGGSCIMDGSAVGTDVRNSYTARIMVISVMPFIIIQLSQILNRTSPICLVALISLIISVSILLAYCLYQVFHPSILKRRLAYTNLHIMPRTEKKLKCCSLGRLLTANGEPDVEVIRRLFAMIGENSDQLLSASELRALITGIQIKDKDSAINDAVGEVMRDFDSCGDSNINIDAFIKGISSWLAKAKHSAICSSDYDLKTRLVVDHFNLAKNKEQKLLGVQSDEVAKIENPKWSVSKAVLMLLLGSLIAATFADPLVNAVGNFSTATNIPSFLFSFAVLPFASSSEAVSALMFASQKKLRITSLTFSKIYGAVSMNKLLCLSVFLGLLYFRHLTWNFTSEVLIILIIWSFLPKQMR; encoded by the exons ATGGCTCTTCTGATGTTAGTGAACCCCGGGAATTGTGGACTTGCTATTTTAGCTAACTCTTCCTCTGGGCTGGTCTCTGATGGAGTTGGAGAGGTTCAGCAATcagattttattgtttttgagcaCTGGCCTTCATCAGATAGCTATAGCCAGACGATTGGATTCATGCCGTACACCACCACTGTGCCTGGAAATATTTTCCTTATCCTTGTGTTTGTTTCCTTGATGTTGTTTGCAGCCAAGCTCTTGTATGATGGGAGTGAGATTCTGGTGGAAGTTGTTAGTCCTAGAATTACTGGTGGAGTTTTTCTACCTCTGCTCGGCTCGCTTCTTGATGCTATTATCAGCTTTG CATCCAGGCTATGTGGGAACACAGAAACTGCTCAAAATGATAAAGTGTCAGCTGGGATCGATTTGCTAACTGGATCAACTGCTATGCTTCTGATGTTGCTAGGGGGATCCTGCATCATGGATG GTTCAGCTGTTGGTACTGACGTCAGAAATAGCTATACTGCAAGGATCATGGTCATATCTGTCATGCCATTCATAATAATCCAACTATCACAAATTCTTAACAGGACTTCACCGATTTGCTTAGTGGCCTTGATTTCACTCATTATCTCTGTTTCTATATTGCTTGCATATTGCCTCTATCAG GTCTTTCACCCTTCTATTTTGAAAAGAAGACTTGCTTATACAAACTTGCATATTATGCCGAGaactgaaaaaaaattgaaatgttgTTCATTGGGGAGGCTCTTAACCGCTAATGGGGAACCTGATGTAGAAGTTATCAGAAGGTTATTTGCGATGATTGGTGAGAATTCAGATCAGTTGCTCTCGGCTAGTGAATTAAGAGCACTGATAACAGGAATCCAGATTAAAGACAAAGATTCAGCTATTAATGATGCTGTTGGAGAAGTAATGAGAGATTTTGATTCATGTGGGGATTCTAATATTAATATAGATGCCTTCATTAAAGGAATCTCAAGCTGGCTTGCTAAGGCTAAGCATTCAGCAATTTGTTCCAGTGACTATGATTTGAAGACAAGACTAGTTGTAGACCACTTCAATTTG GCAAAAAACAAAGAGCAAAAACTGCTGGGTGTTCAGAGTGATGAGGTTGCAAAGATCGAAAACCCCAAATGGAGTGTCTCTAAAGCAGTGCTAATGTTGCTTTTGGGGTCTCTGATAGCTGCTACATTTGCTGATCCTCTTGTCAATGCTGTTGGCAACTTCTCCACTGCTACAAACATTCCTTCTTTCCTGTTCTCATTTGCTGTTCTGCCTTTCGCTAGCTCCAGCGAGGCAGTGTCAGCTCTAATGTTTGCCAGCCAAAAGAAGTTGAGGATTACTTCTTTAACATTTTCAAAG ATATATGGAGCAGTGAGCATGAACAAGCTCCTCTGCTTGTCAGTCTTCTTAGGCCTGCTTTATTTTCGCCATTTAACATGGAACTTCACATCCGAGGTGCTGATAATTCTCATTATTTGGAGCTTTCTTCCAAAGCAAATGAGATGA
- the LOC100250594 gene encoding sodium/calcium exchanger NCL produces the protein MILVMLVNPGYCALTIEANSSFALVSDGVGEVQQPDFIVFEHWPSSDSSYSQRIGFMPCTTTVPGNIFLMLVYVSLMLFAAKLLYDGSEILVEVVSPRISGGVFLPLLGSLLDAIISFASRLCGNTETAENDKVSAGIGLLTGSTAMLLMLLGGCYIIDGSALSTNVRASYTARIMVKSVMPFIIIQLSQILNRTSPICLVVLISLIISVSLLLAYCLYQVFHPSILKRRITYANPKHIMPRTEKKLKCCSLGRLLTANDEPDVEDMRRLYEVIGENSDQLISASELRALITGFPIKDKDSAIDDDVGEVMRDFDSCGDSKINIDVFIKEISKWRSKNSAACSSDNDLKTRLVVDHFNLAANREHELLGVQSDEVAKIKNPKWSASKAVLMLLLGSLIAATFADSLINAVGNFSTDTNIPSFLVSFTVLPFAISSEAVAALMFASQNKMRISLTFSKIYGAVSMNNLLCLSVFLGLLYFRHLSWNFTSDVLIILIVWSFLPKNMG, from the exons ATGATTCTTGTCATGCTAGTTAATCCAGGATATTGTGCACTTACTATTGAAGCTAATTCTTCCTTTGCGCTCGTTTCTGATGGAGTTGGAGAGGTTCAGCAACcagattttattgtttttgagcaCTGGCCTTCATCAGATAGCAGCTATAGCCAGAGGATTGGATTCATGCCATGCACCACCACCGTGCCTGGAAACATATTCCTTATGCTTGTGTATGTTTCATTGATGTTGTTTGCAGCCAAGCTCTTGTATGATGGGAGTGAAATTCTGGTGGAAGTTGTTAGTCCTAGAATTTCTGGTGGGGTTTTTCTACCTCTGCTCGGCTCGCTTCTTGATGCTATTATCAGCTTTG CATCCAGGCTATGTGGGAACACAGAAACTGCTGAAAATGATAAGGTGTCAGCTGGGATCGGTTTGCTAACTGGATCAACTGCTATGCTTCTGATGTTGCTAGGGGGATGCTACATCATAGATG GTTCAGCTCTTAGTACTAACGTCAGGGCTAGCTATACTGCGAGGATCATGGTCAAATCTGTCATGCCATTCATAATAATCCAACTATCACAAATTCTCAACAGGACTTCACCGATTTGCTTAGTGGTCTTGATTTCACTCATTATCTCTGTTTCTTTATTGCTTGCATATTGCCTTTATCAG GTCTTTCACCCTTCTATTTTGAAAAGAAGAATTACATATGCAAACCCCAAGCATATTATGCCTAGaactgaaaaaaaattgaaatgttgTTCATTGGGAAGGCTCTTAACAGCTAATGATGAACCTGATGTAGAAGATATGAGAAGGTTATATGAGGTGATTGGAGAGAATTCAGATCAGTTGATCTCTGCTAGTGAGTTAAGAGCACTGATAACAGGATTCCCGATTAAAGACAAAGATTCAGCCATTGATGATGATGTTGGAGAAGTAATGAGAGATTTTGATTCATGTGGGGATTCTAAAATTAATATCGATGTGTTTATCAAAGAAATCTCAAAATGGCGTAGTAAGAATTCAGCAGCTTGTTCCAGTGACAATGATTTGAAGACAAGACTAGTTGTAGACCACTTCAATTTG GCGGCAAACAGAGAGCATGAACTGCTGGGTGTTCAGAGTGATGAGGTTGCAAAGATCAAAAACCCCAAATGGAGTGCCTCTAAAGCAGTGCTGATGCTGCTTTTGGGATCTCTGATAGCTGCTACATTTGCTGATTCTCTTATCAATGCTGTCGGCAACTTCTCCACTGATACAAACATTCCTTCTTTCCTTGTCTCATTTACTGTTCTGCCTTTCGCCATCTCCAGTGAGGCAGTGGCAGCTCTAATGTTTGCCAGCCAAAACAAGATGAGgatttctttaacattttcaaAG ATATATGGGGCGGTGAGCATGAACAACCTCCTTTGCCTGTCAGTCTTCTTAGGCCTGCTTTATTTTCGCCATTTATCATGGAACTTCACATCTGATGTGCTGATTATACTCATTGTTTGGAGCTTTCTTCCAAAAAACATGGGATGA
- the LOC104880822 gene encoding sodium/calcium exchanger NCL — protein MELKMFISNQILLFLSTGLHQIAIARRLDSCHAPPLCLETCSLSVYVSLMLFAAKLWYDGSEILVEVASPRISGGVFLPLLGSLLHAIISFASRLCRNTETAENDKVSAGIGLLTGSTAMLLMLLGDPSS, from the exons ATGGAGTTGAAGATGTTCATCAGCAATcagattttattgtttttgagcaCTGGCCTTCATCAGATAGCTATAGCCAGACGATTGGATTCATGCCATGCACCACCACTGTGCCTGGAAACATGTTCCTTATCTGTGTATGTTTCATTGATGTTGTTTGCAGCCAAGCTCTGGTATGATGGGAGTGAAATTCTGGTGGAAGTTGCTAGTCCTAGAATTTCTGGTGGGGTTTTTCTACCTCTGCTCGGCTCGCTTCTTCATGCTATTATCAGCTTTG CATCCAGACTATGTAGGAACACAGAAACTGCTGAAAATGATAAGGTGTCAGCTGGGATCGGCTTGCTAACTGGATCAACTGCTATGCTTCTGATGTTACTAGGGGATCCTTCATCATAG
- the LOC100255777 gene encoding sodium/calcium exchanger NCL, with product MAKKHELFLLAMLLLMMVSPRSCGRVAANNSSSSGLVSDGDGEVQQPAFIVFEEWASSYSCNQTYGFMPCTATVPGNILLILVYVSLMLFAAKLLYDGSEILVELLSPGIAGAVFLPLLSSLLDAIINIASRLCGNGETAQNQVSAGLGLLTGSTAILLTLLGGCCIIVDKCDPENSREKASEETARGFSLAGSAISTDIRASYTARIMVISVMPFIIVQLAQVLHTSSQICFAIFISLIISVSLLLAYCLHQVFHPSILRRKLAYAKQMHMTSRIVKQLKYSPLERLLTTNGEPDMEVIRMLFKMIDGNSDQLLSTSEIRALITGIQIKDKDSDIDDTVGDIMRDVHACGDAKINIEAFTKGISKWLNKAKNSAVCSSYNHMKTRLVVDHFNLVSNKEHEQLGIQSDEVVKIESPKWSACKAVVMLLLGSLIAATFAGPLVNAVGKFSTATNIPSFFVSFLVLPFASFSEAVSAQNFASQKKLRIASLTFSKIYGAMSMNNFLCMSVFLGLVYFRQLTWNFTSEVLIVLIIWSFLPKEYG from the exons ATGGCAAAGAAACATGAACTCTTTCTTCTAGCCATGCTTCTTCTCATGATGGTAAGCCCCCGAAGTTGTGGACGTGTTGCAGCCAATAACTCTTCCTCCTCTGGGCTGGTCTCTGATGGGGATGGAGAGGTTCAGCAGCCagcttttattgtttttgaggAGTGGGCTTCGTCATATAGCTGTAACCAGACATATGGGTTCATGCCATGCACCGCCACTGTGCCTGGAAACATACTCCTTATCCTTGTATACGTTTCCTTGATGTTGTTTGCAGCCAAGCTTTTATATGATGGAAGTGAGATTCTGGTGGAACTTCTTAGTCCTGGAATTGCTGGTGCTGTTTTTCTGCCTCTGCTCAGCTCGCTTCTTGATGCTATTATCAACATTG CATCCAGACTATGTGGAAACGGAGAAACTGCTCAAAATCAGGTGTCCGCTGGGCTCGGTTTGCTAACTGGATCAACTGCCATCCTGCTAACATTGCTAGGAGGATGCTGCATCATAGTTGATAAATGTGACCCTGAAAACTCAAGGGAAAAAGCTTCAGAGGAAACTGCCAGAGGATTCAGCTTAGCTG gTTCAGCTATCAGTACTGATATCAGGGCTAGCTATACTGCTAGGATCATGGTTATATCTGTTATGCCATTCATAATAGTCCAACTAGCACAAGTTCTCCACACATCTTCACAAATTTGCTTCGCGATCTTTATTTCACTCATTATCTCTGTTTCTTTATTGCTTGCATATTGCCTTCATCAG GTCTTTCACCCTTCGATTCTGAGAAGAAAGCTTGCATATGCAAAGCAGATGCATATGACATCAAGAATTGTAAAACAATTGAAATACAGTCCATTGGAGAGGCTTTTGACAACTAATGGTGAACCTGATATGGAAGTGATCAGAAT GCTATTTAAGATGATTGATGGGAATTCAGATCAGTTGCTCTCGACTAGTGAGATAAGAGCACTGATAACAGGAATCCAGATTAAAGACAAAGATTCAGATATTGATGATACTGTTGGAGATATTATGAGAGATGTCCATGCTTGTGGGGATGCTAAGATTAATATAGAGGCATTTACCAAAGGAATCTCAAAATGGCTTAATAAGGCTAAGAATTCTGCAGTTTGTTCCAGTTACAATCATATGAAGACAAGACTAGTTGTAGACCACTTCAATTTG GTGTCAAACAAAGAGCATGAACAGCTGGGTATTCAGAGTGATGAGGTTGTGAAGATTGAAAGCCCCAAATGGAGTGCCTGTAAAGCAGTAGTGATGTTGCTTTTGGGATCTCTGATAGCTGCTACATTTGCTGGTCCTCTTGTCAATGCTGTAGGCAAGTTCTCCACTGCTACTAACATTCCTTCTTTCTTTGTCTCATTTCTTGTTCTGCCTTTCGCTAGCTTCAGTGAGGCAGTGTCAGCCCAAAACTTTGCCAGCCAAAAGAAGTTGAGAATTGCTTCTTTAACATTTTCAAAG ATTTATGGGGCAATGAGCATGAACAACTTCCTTTGCATGTCAGTCTTCTTGGGCCTAGTTTATTTTCGCCAGTTGACATGGAACTTCACATCTGAAGTACTGATTGTCCTCATTATTTGGAGCTTTCTTCCAAAAGAATATGGATGA